The Candidatus Minimicrobia sp. QA0096 DNA segment CCGCATTTGTATGAACATTCACAACGTCATCCAAATCGTCCAACGCATCAATCATCTTCATCAATTTCTGCGCAGTTTCCATGTCGGCAATTTCTATCGGCGTATTGGCAATATATCGCAGTTCCGCATCTTTAACCTTCAAGCCTTGCTCAACCAATTTATTTCGCACGCTCGCCAAATCTTTCAACTCCGTATACACGATAATTTCGCCGTCTTCCTCGACAGCATCTTCAGCGCCAGCATCCAAAACCGCTAGCAACAAATCTTCCCCGCTGCCTTCGATAGTAATGACGCCTTTGCGCGTAAATTGGAACATCACACTACCAGCATCAGCAATTCTCCCGCCATTTTTAACCAACGCAGTTTTTACCTCTGGCAATGTTCGATTACGATTATCTGTCGCTGTTTCAATAATAACGCCCACGCCGCCAGGACCATAACCTTCGTAAGCAATTTCCTCCAAAGCTGCCGCACTCTTATCTGCAACTCGGTCAATTGCTCGCTGAATGTTTGAGCTAGGCATATTTGCAGCCTTAGCTTTTTCAATTGCCATCGCCAAACTTGAGTTCAGCGCTGGGTCTGTGCCACCACGTGCTGCAATAGCAATTTGATTACCCAGTTTCGTAAAAATCGCGCCGCGCTTAGCGTCAACAATCGCTTTTTGTCGGTGAGTTGTAGCCCATTTACTGTGTCCTGACATAATTTCTCCTAAAGTTATTTGCTATTTCAATCTGTTACTATTATACACTACTCCACAATATTTATCTTAGCGAGGTCTAATTTAGTTTGCTTTTTCATCCAAATCATTGCCAAAATTAGCGCCACATATAAAACCGCACACTGCCACAAATTGATACTAACTTCCATTTGAGCCCATTCAAATCCAGCCGTCCAATTGGTGACTTGAATCATATAGCCAAGTAGCCACGTCGTCGGAATTGCAATCAACACACCAATCATCGGCACAAAAACCAGTACACCCGACATAAACGTCAGCAGCATCGCTAGCGGTACAAACGGCAAAATCAACATATTCGCAATTAGCGCCACATTACTAATAACCCCAAAACTCATCATAAGTAGCGGCAATGTCATAATTTGCGCCGACAAAGTT contains these protein-coding regions:
- a CDS encoding YebC/PmpR family DNA-binding transcriptional regulator, whose amino-acid sequence is MSGHSKWATTHRQKAIVDAKRGAIFTKLGNQIAIAARGGTDPALNSSLAMAIEKAKAANMPSSNIQRAIDRVADKSAAALEEIAYEGYGPGGVGVIIETATDNRNRTLPEVKTALVKNGGRIADAGSVMFQFTRKGVITIEGSGEDLLLAVLDAGAEDAVEEDGEIIVYTELKDLASVRNKLVEQGLKVKDAELRYIANTPIEIADMETAQKLMKMIDALDDLDDVVNVHTNADITAE